The following coding sequences are from one Mustela lutreola isolate mMusLut2 chromosome 5, mMusLut2.pri, whole genome shotgun sequence window:
- the NKX2-5 gene encoding homeobox protein Nkx-2.5, translating to MFPSPALTPTPFSVKDILNLEQQQRSLAAGELSARLEATLAPASCMLAAFKPEAYAGPEAAAPALPELRGELGPAPSPAKCAPAFPGAPAFYPRAYGDPDPTKDPRADKKELCSLQKAVELEKPEADGAERPRARRRRKPRVLFSQAQVYELERRFKQQRYLSAPERDQLASVLKLTSTQVKIWFQNRRYKCKRQRQDQTLELVGLPPPPPPPARRIAVPVLVRDGKPCLGDSASYAPAYGVGLNAYGYNAYPAYPGYGSAACNPGYSCAAAYPAAPPPAQSATAATNNNFVNFGVGDLNAVQSPGIPQGNSGVSTLHGIRAW from the exons ATGTTCCCCAGCCCCGCGCTCACGCCCACGCCGTTCTCGGTCAAAGACATCCTGAACCTGGAGCAGCAGCAGCGCAGCCTGGCTGCTGGGGAGCTCTCCGCGCGCCTGGAGGCCACGCTGGCGCCCGCCTCCTGCATGCTGGCCGCCTTCAAGCCCGAGGCCTACGCGGGGCCGGAGGCCGCAGCGCCCGCCCTCCCAGAGCTGCGCGGCGAGCTGGGCCCCGCGCCCTCGCCCGCCAAGTGTGCTCCTGCCTTTCCAGGAGCCCCCGCTTTCTATCCGCGTGCCTATGGCGACCCTGACCCCACCAAGGACCCTCGAGCTGATAAGAAAG AGCTGTGCTCACTGCAGAAGGCGGTGGAGCTGGAGAAGCCGGAGGCCGACGGCGCAGAGCGACCCCGGGCGCGACGGCGGAGGAAGCCGCGCGTGCTCTTCTCGCAGGCTCAGGTCTACGAGCTGGAGCGGCGCTTCAAGCAGCAGCGGTACCTGTCGGCGCCCGAGCGCGACCAGCTGGCCAGCGTGCTGAAGCTCACGTCCACGCAGGTCAAGATTTGGTTCCAGAACCGGCGCTACAAGTGCAAGCGGCAGCGGCAGGACCAGACTCTGGAGTTGGTGGGgctgcccccgccgccgccgccgccggcccgcAGGATTGCCGTGCCAGTGCTTGTGCGCGACGGCAAGCCCTGCCTCGGGGACTCGGCGTCCTATGCGCCCGCGTACGGTGTAGGCCTCAACGCCTACGGCTATAACGCCTACCCCGCCTATCCGGGCTACGGGAGCGCCGCCTGCAACCCCGGCTACAGCTGCGCCGCTGCTTACCCAGCCGCTCCGCCCCCGGCGCAGTCGGCTACCGCCGCCACCAACAACAACTTCGTGAACTTTGGCGTCGGGGACTTGAACGCGGTGCAGAGCCCCGGGATTCCACAGGGCAACTCGGGAGTGTCCACGTTGCACGGTATCCGAGCCTGGTAG